The genomic window AGTTGAAAGTGTAAGTGGAGTAATAAAATCTTTAGAAGCAGGCGTCATAACAACTTTAACGTTAGCGCCTGCTTTAATGAATAATCGGACTAAACTGGCCGATTTATATGCGGCAATACCAGCAGTAATGCCTAATAAAATATTTTTGTCTCTTAGAATAGACATCTAAGGATTATTGTTGAGTATCCTCAGTATTTCTGTGGTAAATCTTACCGTCTAACCACTCTTTTACAGCTAAAGCGTGTGGCTTAGGTAGTTTTTCGTAAAACTTAGAAACTTCGATTTGCTCTTTGTTTTCAAAAATTTCTTCTAGACTATCGTTGTAAGTCGCAAACTCTTCTAGTTTGTCTATTAACTCACGTCTAATGTCTGTGTTGATTTGCTCAGCACGTTTTGAGATAACAGAAATTGCTTCATAAATGTTATCTGTTGCAGCATCAACTTCATTTCTGTTATACGTTACCGTTGAAACAGGTGCATCTGTCTTTTTTAAATCCATCGTTATAATGATTAACTTTTAGTAAATGTACTTAATTCTTGTTCTAATTCTTCATTCATTTTAGTTGCATCTTCCATTAATTCAGAATTTGGAAATGCCTTCTTAAATGAATTATAATAGCCTATAGCATCTTTTAATCGTTCTTCTTTTAACTGATCGATACTTAAAATTGCTAAGTTATATGCGGCATCTAATCTGTAAAACATAGCTTCGTTTCTAAGTGATGTACCTGGAAACTCTAACAAAAAATTGTTAAACGACTTAATTGAAGCTTTGTAATCTGTAATTAAATCGTATTGTTTTGCAATTTCAAATGCTTTCTTTTCTAATTTAAAGTCCAACTCCTTAACCAAAGTGTTTGCCTCAGCTAGGTATTGAGAGTTTGGATATTGGTTTACAAACAACTGTAATTTCTCAATAGCCTCAACTGTTTCTTTTTGTTCTTTAGAGTAAACAGGCGAATTGAAATAATAGCCTTTTGCAGATTTAAAAGCTGCTTCTTCGGCTTTTTCACTTTGAGGATAGACATCTGTAAACTTATCAAAATGATAACTAGCAATGTAGTAATCTCCCATCTCGTAAGAGCAGTTAGCATGCATGTAAGTAACCTTTTCTGCCTGCGGCTTCCCTCTATACTTTGGAAGAATTTGATCTAAAAGTCTCTTAGACTTATTCCAC from Winogradskyella sp. MH6 includes these protein-coding regions:
- a CDS encoding outer membrane protein assembly factor BamD, which encodes MKQAIYILFATILLASCSDFQKALKSEDIAEKFTLADELYQAEKWNKSKRLLDQILPKYRGKPQAEKVTYMHANCSYEMGDYYIASYHFDKFTDVYPQSEKAEEAAFKSAKGYYFNSPVYSKEQKETVEAIEKLQLFVNQYPNSQYLAEANTLVKELDFKLEKKAFEIAKQYDLITDYKASIKSFNNFLLEFPGTSLRNEAMFYRLDAAYNLAILSIDQLKEERLKDAIGYYNSFKKAFPNSELMEDATKMNEELEQELSTFTKS
- a CDS encoding DNA-directed RNA polymerase subunit omega, coding for MDLKKTDAPVSTVTYNRNEVDAATDNIYEAISVISKRAEQINTDIRRELIDKLEEFATYNDSLEEIFENKEQIEVSKFYEKLPKPHALAVKEWLDGKIYHRNTEDTQQ